A single region of the Streptomyces sp. ITFR-16 genome encodes:
- a CDS encoding sterol carrier family protein, with translation MPPSQKRARRYDPVRIRTAVLAQFAHVREAVRALTPQQLDGPSGLGEWTARELAVHVTMALSHVTRTLELPEPALAKPEVTLLEWPFTTAARAARIADDTAASAADHPDLDGLYGEVAARFEGLVPGAPEDRLLATRVGAMRLGDFLVTRTVELVVHTYDLNEAVGLGIPYDRQALAACTRLLADALAEKAPGGSVEVRVPPFAVVQCVQGPRHTRGTPPNVVETDPLTWIRLATGRTGWVQEIDAAKVSASGERADLAALLPLMA, from the coding sequence ATGCCGCCGTCCCAGAAGCGCGCCCGGCGCTATGACCCGGTCAGGATCCGCACGGCGGTCCTGGCGCAGTTCGCCCATGTCCGGGAAGCCGTGCGCGCCCTGACGCCCCAGCAGCTCGACGGGCCCAGCGGGCTCGGGGAGTGGACGGCGCGCGAGCTCGCCGTTCACGTGACGATGGCGCTCTCGCACGTCACCCGGACCCTGGAGCTGCCCGAGCCGGCCCTGGCCAAGCCGGAGGTCACGCTCCTGGAGTGGCCCTTCACCACGGCGGCCCGGGCCGCCCGGATCGCGGACGACACCGCGGCGTCGGCTGCCGACCACCCCGACCTGGACGGGCTCTACGGGGAGGTCGCCGCCCGTTTCGAGGGGCTGGTGCCCGGCGCCCCCGAGGACCGGCTGCTGGCGACCCGGGTCGGCGCGATGCGGCTCGGCGATTTCCTGGTCACCCGGACCGTGGAGCTCGTGGTCCACACGTACGACCTGAACGAGGCCGTCGGGCTCGGCATCCCGTACGACCGGCAGGCGCTCGCGGCCTGCACGCGGCTGCTGGCCGACGCGCTGGCGGAGAAGGCGCCGGGCGGCTCGGTGGAGGTGAGGGTCCCGCCGTTCGCGGTCGTCCAGTGCGTCCAGGGGCCCCGGCACACCCGTGGCACGCCGCCCAACGTCGTCGAGACCGATCCGCTCACCTGGATCCGGCTGGCGACCGGGCGCACCGGGTGGGTGCAGGAGATCGACGCGGCCAAGGTCAGCGCCAGTGGGGAGCGGGCGGATCTCGCCGCGCTGCTCCCTTTGATGGCCTGA
- a CDS encoding TetR/AcrR family transcriptional regulator codes for MTEGMGLRERKKIQTRRRLLAEATKLFTERGFDQVSVAEIAEAADVSKMTVFNYFDSKEDLVFTPMEEHIGDVSQVVRDRAPGESPVAAMRRQFLEAVENRDPAVGMSDSEVALGLIRLIQETPALLTRAHAFFVRTFDQLTDVLVEEGEEPAIARIVAAQTLGTRNALITENHRRLLAGESADAIAADAVALAGRGFDLLEKGLGDYAKRS; via the coding sequence ATGACCGAGGGGATGGGCCTGCGCGAGCGCAAGAAGATCCAGACGCGACGCCGTCTGCTGGCGGAGGCCACGAAGCTCTTCACGGAGCGCGGGTTCGATCAGGTCTCGGTCGCGGAGATCGCCGAAGCGGCCGATGTGTCGAAGATGACCGTCTTCAACTACTTCGACAGCAAGGAGGACCTGGTCTTCACGCCCATGGAGGAGCACATCGGTGATGTGTCCCAGGTGGTGCGGGACCGGGCCCCCGGCGAATCCCCGGTGGCCGCGATGCGGCGGCAGTTCCTGGAGGCCGTCGAGAACCGGGACCCAGCGGTGGGCATGAGCGACTCCGAGGTGGCGCTCGGGCTGATCCGGCTGATCCAGGAGACCCCGGCGCTGCTCACCCGTGCTCACGCCTTCTTCGTCCGCACCTTCGACCAGCTCACCGACGTCCTGGTCGAGGAGGGGGAGGAGCCCGCTATCGCGCGCATTGTGGCCGCCCAGACGCTCGGTACGCGCAACGCCCTGATCACCGAGAACCATCGGCGCCTGCTGGCGGGGGAATCGGCCGATGCGATCGCGGCGGATGCCGTGGCGCTGGCCGGCCGGGGATTCGACCTGCTCGAAAAGGGCCTGGGCGACTACGCCAAACGAAGCTGA
- a CDS encoding MFS transporter, translating to MPETTTTPQPAATTGPPGSGPKATVGRRISRQSGNRSGIIGVALCIVTILLAVLDSNIVSSATVPIVRDLDPVHGVDRIPWLIAAYQLAATAALPLYGKLCDSLGSKNVFIGALATFLTGSALCGMAQSMSELIAARAFQGIGGGGLMSVTMVVLHQLGGPKSGPADKSSGTYAGPGAGTGTGAGAGGGTGAGAGAGTGDGAGARTGAEAGTEAGTRAGTGAGTGAGAGTRTGAGTGAGTGTGAGTGTGAGTGTGAEAGDPVGRRQADKRGNLGGVVAGAGMALGPWLGGALSDQAGWRSIFYVNLPVGIAVLAVAVLVLKVPAHTTRHRIDFLGAGLAAAFSSALLLVAEWGGQDYAWSSPVIVGLLVTVAATLGLFLWRQATAAEPILPLSLFSLRSMRYGFAIQGLVGAAMMGSIVYVMIYLQVVRGVAATSAGLFLVPMALGMTVVGLLSGRLVEAGWSQKTFVLSGTVFASAALALLATLSTDTSLWTVRGAMLLMGVGFGQLIGQLIQLIQETAPPRQLGVATTGVRFFQTLGTALGASVFGAVLSRMYAAHGPGGTTSDIGGLTGAARRHALDAFVSSTDVVFGCATAVMVLALLLATRLPGATRDQRV from the coding sequence ATGCCCGAAACGACGACCACGCCGCAACCGGCAGCCACGACCGGCCCACCGGGCAGCGGCCCGAAAGCCACCGTCGGCCGCCGCATCAGCCGACAGAGCGGCAACCGGAGCGGCATCATCGGCGTCGCGCTCTGCATCGTCACGATCCTGCTGGCCGTACTGGACTCGAACATCGTGTCCTCGGCGACCGTCCCGATCGTCCGCGACCTCGATCCGGTCCACGGCGTCGACCGGATCCCGTGGCTGATCGCCGCCTACCAACTCGCCGCCACCGCCGCGCTCCCCCTCTACGGAAAGCTCTGCGACTCCCTCGGCTCGAAGAACGTCTTCATCGGGGCACTCGCCACCTTTCTGACCGGATCGGCACTGTGCGGAATGGCCCAGTCGATGAGCGAACTCATCGCCGCCCGCGCCTTCCAGGGCATCGGCGGCGGCGGACTGATGAGCGTCACCATGGTCGTCCTCCACCAACTCGGAGGCCCGAAAAGCGGCCCCGCCGACAAGAGCAGCGGCACCTACGCCGGGCCCGGCGCTGGGACCGGGACCGGCGCCGGGGCTGGGGGTGGGACCGGCGCCGGGGCTGGGGCTGGGACCGGCGATGGTGCTGGGGCCCGGACCGGGGCTGAGGCTGGGACCGAGGCCGGCACCAGGGCTGGGACCGGCGCCGGCACCGGGGCTGGGGCTGGGACCCGGACCGGAGCTGGGACCGGCGCCGGGACAGGGACCGGAGCTGGGACCGGCACCGGGGCTGGGACCGGCACCGGGGCTGAGGCTGGGGACCCCGTTGGAAGGCGCCAGGCCGACAAGCGCGGGAACCTCGGCGGGGTCGTCGCCGGCGCCGGAATGGCGCTCGGCCCGTGGCTCGGGGGAGCTCTCTCCGACCAGGCCGGGTGGCGCTCGATCTTCTATGTCAACCTGCCCGTCGGCATCGCGGTTCTGGCCGTCGCCGTCCTCGTGCTGAAGGTCCCCGCCCACACCACGCGCCACCGCATCGACTTCCTCGGCGCCGGTCTCGCCGCAGCCTTCTCCTCCGCACTGCTCCTGGTCGCTGAGTGGGGCGGTCAGGACTACGCGTGGTCCTCCCCGGTGATCGTCGGTCTGCTCGTCACCGTCGCCGCCACGCTCGGGCTCTTCCTGTGGCGCCAGGCCACGGCCGCAGAGCCGATCCTTCCCCTCTCGCTCTTCTCCCTGCGGTCGATGCGCTACGGGTTCGCCATTCAGGGGCTCGTCGGCGCCGCGATGATGGGTTCGATCGTCTACGTCATGATCTACCTCCAGGTCGTCAGGGGAGTCGCCGCGACCTCGGCCGGGCTCTTCCTGGTACCTATGGCGCTCGGCATGACAGTCGTCGGCCTCCTCTCGGGACGTCTCGTCGAAGCCGGCTGGTCACAGAAGACTTTCGTCCTCAGCGGCACCGTCTTCGCCTCGGCCGCGCTCGCCCTGCTGGCCACGCTCAGCACGGACACCAGCCTGTGGACGGTGCGCGGTGCGATGCTGCTGATGGGGGTCGGCTTCGGCCAGCTCATCGGGCAGCTCATCCAGCTGATCCAGGAGACCGCCCCACCCCGTCAACTGGGCGTGGCCACCACCGGAGTCCGCTTCTTCCAGACCCTGGGCACCGCGCTGGGAGCGTCCGTCTTCGGCGCCGTACTCAGCCGGATGTACGCGGCCCACGGCCCCGGCGGGACGACCAGCGACATCGGCGGCCTCACGGGGGCCGCCCGCCGGCACGCCCTGGACGCCTTCGTCTCCTCGACCGATGTGGTCTTCGGCTGCGCCACCGCCGTGATGGTTCTCGCCCTGCTGCTGGCCACCCGGCTGCCCGGGGCCACCCGTGATCAGAGGGTCTGA
- a CDS encoding M23 family metallopeptidase, which produces MSVRKAVMVLYRLCWIVFFAMVVVSVLTSPPFPRWLTWLPAAVAITLSLTVGGKGRAAATDPRAAVEVEPPVAGRWTALNSPADKVPSHGVHAYGQTYAIDIVADPDPGLEREAGLRAGEGTDKRAGKRAAGSSRPAFRALWPIARRNHHFPAFGAPVLAVGDGTVVHASHGRRDHLSRNSLPALAYLMVIEASIRDVFGPGSIVGNHIVLDLGDGTYAMYAHLRNGSLRVREGEKVRAGQQIAECGNSGNSTEPHVHFQLMDDPDLDVAVGIPFTWRGIGVPSNGEAFTAGAAAPGHSAPEQGTTQTL; this is translated from the coding sequence ATGTCCGTTCGAAAAGCCGTCATGGTGCTGTACCGACTCTGCTGGATCGTCTTCTTCGCGATGGTGGTCGTCAGCGTTCTCACCAGCCCGCCCTTCCCACGCTGGCTGACCTGGCTGCCGGCCGCCGTCGCCATCACGCTTTCCCTGACCGTCGGAGGCAAGGGCCGGGCGGCGGCCACCGATCCTCGGGCCGCGGTGGAGGTCGAGCCGCCTGTGGCGGGGCGCTGGACGGCGCTGAACAGTCCGGCGGACAAGGTGCCCAGCCATGGGGTGCACGCGTACGGGCAGACCTACGCGATCGACATCGTGGCCGACCCGGACCCCGGCCTGGAGCGCGAGGCAGGGCTCCGGGCCGGCGAGGGGACCGACAAGCGGGCCGGGAAGAGGGCGGCCGGTTCGAGCCGTCCTGCGTTCCGTGCCCTGTGGCCGATAGCCCGGCGAAACCATCACTTCCCGGCCTTCGGGGCCCCGGTGCTCGCGGTGGGCGACGGCACGGTGGTCCACGCCTCGCACGGCCGGCGCGACCATCTCAGCCGCAACTCCCTTCCCGCGCTGGCCTATCTGATGGTGATCGAGGCGTCGATACGGGACGTGTTCGGACCGGGCAGCATCGTGGGGAACCACATCGTGCTGGATCTGGGCGACGGTACGTATGCCATGTACGCCCATCTCCGGAACGGCTCGCTCCGGGTTCGGGAGGGGGAGAAGGTCCGTGCCGGGCAGCAGATCGCCGAGTGCGGCAACTCCGGGAATTCCACCGAACCGCATGTGCATTTCCAGCTGATGGACGATCCGGACCTGGATGTGGCTGTCGGGATTCCGTTCACCTGGCGGGGGATAGGAGTGCCGTCGAACGGCGAGGCGTTCACGGCCGGGGCGGCAGCGCCTGGGCATTCCGCCCCGGAGCAGGGCACGACTCAGACCCTCTGA
- a CDS encoding helix-turn-helix domain-containing protein: protein MDLEERVSELERRLEALVGDRPDVPRPTGADFWALEGLKDQLSGTGAADGGVLYTGAVRLPTGERYEWQYGALTAQLLDAGDPGEEDGSGEPAADWSDAAESFAALGHPLRLRLLREILGGRRTAAELAALDETGTTGQIYHHLRQLTGAGWLHTTGRGRYEVPGARVVPLLVVLTAARP from the coding sequence ATGGATCTGGAGGAACGCGTCTCGGAGCTGGAGCGACGGCTTGAGGCGCTCGTGGGTGACCGCCCGGACGTCCCACGCCCGACGGGCGCCGATTTCTGGGCTCTGGAGGGCCTGAAGGATCAGCTTTCGGGGACGGGGGCCGCCGATGGCGGAGTGCTGTACACGGGCGCGGTACGGCTGCCGACAGGCGAGCGGTACGAGTGGCAGTACGGGGCGCTGACCGCACAGCTGCTGGACGCGGGGGACCCGGGCGAGGAGGACGGTTCCGGGGAGCCCGCCGCCGACTGGTCGGATGCCGCCGAGTCGTTCGCCGCGCTCGGCCATCCGCTACGGCTGCGGCTGCTCCGGGAGATCCTCGGCGGACGGCGGACGGCCGCGGAGCTCGCCGCGCTCGACGAGACCGGGACCACGGGCCAGATCTACCACCACCTGCGCCAGCTCACCGGCGCGGGCTGGCTCCACACGACGGGACGGGGGAGATACGAGGTCCCGGGCGCCCGTGTGGTGCCGCTGCTGGTGGTCCTCACGGCGGCCAGGCCCTGA
- the purL gene encoding phosphoribosylformylglycinamidine synthase subunit PurL, with translation MSLDTVKHAAETPDTAQPWKELGLKEDEYARIREILGRRPTGAELAMYSVMWSEHCSYKSSKVHLKQFGEKVPVNDAMLVGIGENAGVVDVGQGYAVTFKVESHNHPSYIEPYQGAATGVGGIVRDILAMGARPVAVVDPLRFGAADHPDTKRVLPGVVAGIGGYGNCLGLPNIGGEVVFDACYQGNPLVNAGCIGVMKHEDIHLAQASGPGNKVILYGARTGGDGIGGVSVLASETFESTGPAKRPAVQVGDPFQEKLLIECTLEIFKEKLVAGIQDLGGAGLSCATSELASAGSGGMRVELDTVPLRDSSLSPEEILMSESQERMCAIVEPQHVDRFLEICEKWDVIATVIGEVTEGSQLEIFWHGEQIVDVPPRSVAHEGPTYHRPFARPSWQDALQADDAGKLARPADGAELREQVLRLVSSPNQASKSWITDQYDRFVQGNTVLAMPEDAGMVRIDEESNLGVAMATDGNGRYAKLDPYTGAQLALAESYRNVAASGAKPLAISDCLNFGSPEDPDVMWQFAEATRGLADGCLELGTPVTGGNVSLYNQTGETAIHPTPVVAVLGVIDDVTRRTPVALKEAGQLLYLLGETHEEFGGSAWSEVVHNHLGGMPPKVDLGREKLLGEILISASRDGMIDAAHDLSDGGLIQAVTESCLRGGKGARLVVPDGLDAFTFLFSESAGRAIVSIPRSEELRFNDMCGARGLPVTRIGVVDGEEIEIQGEFSIPLSELRTAHEGTIPALLA, from the coding sequence ATGAGCCTGGACACGGTCAAGCACGCGGCCGAAACCCCGGACACCGCGCAGCCCTGGAAGGAGCTCGGCCTCAAGGAGGACGAGTACGCCCGGATCCGCGAGATCCTGGGCCGCCGTCCGACGGGCGCCGAGCTCGCCATGTACTCGGTGATGTGGTCCGAGCACTGCTCCTACAAGAGCAGCAAGGTCCACCTCAAGCAGTTCGGCGAGAAGGTCCCCGTCAACGACGCGATGCTCGTCGGCATCGGCGAGAACGCCGGTGTGGTCGACGTCGGCCAGGGGTACGCAGTCACCTTCAAGGTCGAGTCGCACAACCATCCCTCGTACATCGAGCCGTACCAGGGCGCGGCGACCGGCGTCGGCGGCATCGTCCGCGACATCCTCGCCATGGGTGCCCGTCCGGTCGCGGTCGTCGACCCGCTGCGCTTCGGTGCGGCCGACCACCCCGACACCAAGCGCGTCCTGCCGGGTGTCGTCGCCGGCATCGGCGGCTACGGCAACTGCCTGGGCCTGCCGAACATCGGTGGCGAGGTCGTCTTCGACGCCTGCTACCAGGGCAACCCGCTCGTCAACGCCGGCTGCATCGGTGTGATGAAGCACGAGGACATCCACCTCGCCCAGGCCTCCGGGCCCGGCAACAAGGTCATCCTGTACGGCGCCCGCACCGGTGGCGACGGCATCGGCGGCGTCTCGGTGCTGGCCTCGGAGACCTTCGAGTCGACCGGCCCAGCCAAGCGCCCGGCCGTCCAGGTCGGCGACCCGTTCCAGGAGAAACTCCTCATCGAGTGCACCCTGGAGATCTTCAAGGAGAAGCTCGTCGCGGGCATCCAGGACCTCGGCGGCGCCGGGCTCTCCTGCGCCACCTCCGAGCTGGCTTCCGCCGGCTCCGGCGGCATGCGCGTCGAGCTGGACACCGTGCCGCTGCGCGACTCCTCCCTCTCGCCCGAGGAAATCCTCATGAGCGAGTCACAGGAGCGCATGTGCGCGATCGTCGAGCCGCAGCACGTGGACCGCTTCCTGGAGATCTGCGAGAAGTGGGACGTCATCGCCACCGTCATCGGTGAGGTGACCGAGGGCTCGCAGCTGGAGATCTTCTGGCACGGCGAGCAGATCGTGGACGTGCCGCCGCGGTCCGTCGCCCACGAGGGCCCGACCTACCACCGCCCGTTCGCCCGCCCGTCCTGGCAGGACGCGCTGCAGGCCGACGACGCCGGCAAGCTGGCCCGTCCCGCCGACGGCGCCGAACTGCGCGAGCAGGTCCTGCGGCTGGTCTCGTCGCCGAACCAGGCGTCGAAGTCATGGATCACGGACCAGTACGACCGGTTCGTGCAGGGCAACACCGTGCTGGCGATGCCCGAGGACGCCGGCATGGTCCGCATCGACGAGGAGTCCAACCTCGGCGTGGCCATGGCAACCGACGGCAACGGCCGTTACGCGAAGCTCGACCCCTACACGGGCGCCCAGCTCGCGCTGGCGGAGTCGTACCGCAACGTCGCCGCCTCCGGTGCCAAGCCGCTCGCCATCTCGGACTGCCTGAACTTCGGTTCGCCCGAGGACCCGGACGTCATGTGGCAGTTCGCCGAGGCCACGCGCGGCCTGGCGGACGGCTGCCTGGAGCTGGGCACCCCGGTCACCGGCGGCAACGTCTCGCTGTACAACCAGACCGGTGAGACGGCGATCCACCCGACGCCAGTCGTGGCCGTGCTCGGTGTGATCGACGACGTCACGCGGCGTACGCCGGTCGCGCTCAAGGAAGCGGGCCAGCTTCTCTACCTCCTGGGCGAGACGCACGAGGAGTTCGGCGGCTCGGCCTGGTCCGAGGTCGTCCACAACCACCTCGGCGGCATGCCGCCCAAGGTCGACCTCGGCCGCGAGAAGCTGCTGGGCGAGATCCTGATCTCGGCGTCCCGTGACGGCATGATCGACGCGGCGCACGACCTGTCCGACGGCGGCCTGATCCAGGCGGTCACCGAGTCCTGCCTGCGCGGCGGGAAGGGTGCCCGGCTGGTCGTGCCGGACGGACTGGACGCGTTCACCTTCCTGTTCTCCGAGTCGGCGGGGCGTGCGATCGTCTCGATCCCGCGCAGCGAGGAGCTCCGCTTCAACGACATGTGCGGGGCGCGGGGTCTGCCCGTGACCCGGATCGGTGTCGTGGACGGCGAGGAGATCGAGATCCAGGGCGAGTTCAGCATCCCGCTGAGCGAGCTGCGTACGGCGCACGAGGGGACGATCCCCGCGCTGCTCGCGTAG
- the purQ gene encoding phosphoribosylformylglycinamidine synthase subunit PurQ, with the protein MTARIGVVTFPGTLDDQDSLRAVRVAGAEPVSLWHRDKDLHQVDAVILAGGFSYGDYLRAGAISRFSPVMETVIEQAKAGMPVLGICNGFQILTEAHLLPGAMLRNNHLHFICRDQTLRVENAETAWTSDYSAGQEISVPLKNMDGRYTADERTLDELEAEGRVAFRYVDVNPNGSLRDIAGITNAAGNVVGLMPHPEHAVEPLIGTGRTDGLGFFTSIIKKLVNA; encoded by the coding sequence GTGACTGCTCGTATCGGAGTCGTCACCTTTCCGGGCACGCTCGACGACCAGGACAGCCTTCGGGCCGTGCGGGTCGCCGGCGCCGAGCCCGTGTCCCTGTGGCACCGCGACAAGGACCTGCACCAGGTCGACGCGGTCATCCTGGCGGGCGGTTTCTCCTACGGCGACTATCTGCGGGCCGGAGCCATCTCCCGCTTCTCGCCGGTCATGGAGACGGTGATCGAGCAGGCGAAGGCGGGCATGCCGGTCCTCGGCATCTGCAACGGCTTCCAGATCCTGACCGAGGCGCATCTGCTCCCCGGCGCGATGCTGCGCAACAACCACCTGCACTTCATCTGCCGCGACCAGACCCTGCGCGTCGAGAACGCGGAGACCGCCTGGACCTCGGACTACTCCGCGGGCCAGGAGATCTCCGTACCCCTCAAGAACATGGACGGCCGCTACACCGCCGACGAGCGCACGCTCGACGAGCTGGAGGCCGAGGGCCGCGTCGCGTTCCGCTACGTGGACGTGAACCCCAACGGCTCGCTGCGCGACATCGCGGGCATCACCAACGCCGCGGGCAACGTCGTCGGCCTGATGCCGCACCCGGAGCACGCTGTGGAGCCGCTGATCGGTACCGGTCGTACCGACGGTCTCGGTTTCTTCACCTCGATCATCAAGAAGCTGGTCAACGCATGA
- the purS gene encoding phosphoribosylformylglycinamidine synthase subunit PurS produces the protein MARVVVDVMLKPEILDPQGQAVQRALPRLGFEGIADVRQGKRFELEVEGPVDDAALARIHEMAETFLANTVIEDFTVKVEKAEESK, from the coding sequence GTGGCACGCGTCGTAGTCGACGTCATGCTCAAGCCCGAGATCCTCGACCCGCAGGGACAGGCGGTGCAGCGTGCACTGCCCCGTCTCGGCTTCGAGGGAATCGCGGACGTACGTCAGGGAAAGCGTTTCGAGCTGGAGGTCGAGGGACCGGTCGATGACGCCGCCCTCGCCCGCATTCACGAGATGGCCGAGACGTTCCTCGCCAACACCGTGATCGAGGACTTCACCGTGAAGGTGGAGAAGGCCGAGGAGTCGAAGTGA
- a CDS encoding Lsr2 family protein, with translation MAQRVVVTLSDDIDGGAAAETVTFALDGKSYEIDLNPSNAKKLRKALAPYVAAGRKQSNAGKHGKVPVSYRHTSLAPDPAAVRAWARSHRMDVPARGRIPKKVYEAFQEAS, from the coding sequence GTGGCTCAGCGCGTAGTGGTCACACTCTCCGACGACATCGACGGGGGAGCGGCGGCGGAAACGGTTACCTTCGCCCTGGACGGAAAGTCGTACGAGATCGACCTCAATCCGTCCAATGCAAAGAAACTGCGCAAAGCCCTGGCACCGTACGTGGCGGCCGGCCGGAAGCAGTCGAACGCCGGCAAGCACGGCAAGGTGCCCGTCTCCTACCGGCACACCTCGCTCGCACCCGATCCGGCGGCCGTCCGCGCCTGGGCCCGCTCGCACCGGATGGACGTGCCGGCCCGCGGCCGGATTCCCAAGAAGGTCTACGAGGCGTTCCAGGAAGCCAGTTGA
- a CDS encoding ABC transporter ATP-binding protein, producing the protein MTSDEISRECVIEADGVRRSYAGGFEAVAGASFTVARGELFALLGTNGAGKTSTVEMLEGLARPDGGSVRVLGHDPYGDRAAVRPRIGVMLQEGGFPSELTAAETIRMWAGCTSGARPTGEALDLVGLGHRAGVRVKQLSGGERRRLDLALALLGRPEVLFLDEPTTGLDAEGRRDTWELVRLLKEDGVTVLLTTHYLEEAEALADRLAIMHRGRIVASGTTAEVTAARPARIRFELPAGIPAARLPLELRAAADGPRIEIRTHRLQGSLTELLRWAAESNISLIGLDARSASLEEAFLDIAKSASQTEPEHRTEEVAVS; encoded by the coding sequence ATGACCAGCGACGAGATTTCCCGTGAGTGCGTGATCGAGGCGGACGGTGTCCGGCGGAGTTACGCGGGCGGCTTCGAGGCCGTGGCCGGTGCCTCCTTCACCGTGGCGCGCGGCGAGCTGTTCGCCCTGCTCGGTACGAACGGCGCCGGCAAGACGTCCACCGTCGAGATGCTGGAAGGCCTGGCCCGTCCCGACGGGGGCAGCGTGCGAGTGCTGGGCCACGACCCGTACGGCGACCGTGCCGCGGTCCGCCCACGGATCGGGGTGATGCTTCAGGAGGGCGGCTTTCCGTCCGAACTGACAGCGGCCGAGACCATACGGATGTGGGCGGGTTGTACCAGCGGTGCCCGGCCGACCGGCGAGGCCCTGGACCTGGTGGGGCTCGGCCACCGGGCAGGTGTCCGGGTCAAGCAGCTTTCCGGCGGTGAGCGGCGGAGGCTGGATCTGGCGCTGGCTCTGCTCGGCCGCCCCGAGGTGCTCTTCCTCGACGAGCCGACCACCGGCCTCGACGCCGAGGGGCGACGCGACACCTGGGAGTTGGTGCGCCTTCTCAAGGAGGACGGCGTCACCGTGCTGCTCACCACGCATTACCTGGAGGAGGCCGAGGCGCTCGCCGACCGGCTGGCGATCATGCACCGGGGCCGGATCGTGGCCTCCGGCACCACAGCCGAGGTGACCGCCGCCCGGCCGGCCCGTATCCGCTTCGAGCTGCCTGCGGGGATACCTGCGGCACGACTCCCGCTGGAGCTGCGCGCCGCCGCCGATGGCCCACGGATCGAGATACGCACGCATCGGCTGCAGGGCTCACTGACCGAACTGTTGCGCTGGGCAGCGGAGTCGAACATTTCCTTGATCGGACTCGACGCCCGGTCCGCCTCGCTCGAAGAGGCCTTCCTCGACATCGCCAAGTCCGCGTCCCAGACCGAACCCGAGCACCGGACCGAAGAGGTGGCAGTTTCATGA
- a CDS encoding ABC transporter permease gives MTTATTAARTTTVPGRLAALGRAELTLLARNRTAVFVALIMPAAMVMAMKSTFAKIDLAGTGLTVAGAALTGAIGTVLIQAVYMNMSAAYVARREELVLKRLRTGEVTDGEILAGTALPSAALALAQTAVIVVAGTAFFGLGAPERPELLLAGLVLGVVLLTALAATTSVVTRTVQTAQLTTLPLFLVSLMGSGLFVPLEIFPDPLARACEFLPLTGAMALIRAGWLGTTGTTGLLAPALTGLVWTALAVFAVQRWFRWDPRS, from the coding sequence ATGACGACCGCGACAACCGCTGCGCGCACCACGACCGTCCCCGGCCGGCTGGCCGCTCTCGGCCGGGCCGAACTGACACTGCTCGCCCGCAACAGAACGGCCGTCTTCGTCGCGCTGATCATGCCTGCGGCCATGGTCATGGCCATGAAGTCGACGTTCGCCAAGATAGATCTCGCGGGAACGGGGCTCACTGTCGCCGGAGCCGCCCTCACCGGCGCCATCGGCACGGTGCTGATCCAGGCCGTCTACATGAACATGTCCGCCGCCTATGTGGCACGGCGTGAGGAACTGGTCCTGAAGCGCCTGCGCACGGGAGAGGTCACCGACGGGGAGATCCTCGCCGGGACTGCGCTGCCCTCGGCCGCGCTGGCCCTGGCCCAGACCGCGGTGATCGTGGTGGCCGGGACGGCCTTCTTCGGCCTCGGCGCGCCCGAGCGGCCCGAACTGCTCCTCGCAGGTCTGGTTCTGGGCGTGGTGCTGCTGACGGCACTGGCCGCGACCACCTCCGTGGTCACCCGCACCGTGCAGACGGCCCAGCTGACCACCCTGCCGCTGTTCCTCGTCTCCCTGATGGGCTCGGGCCTCTTCGTCCCGCTGGAGATCTTTCCCGACCCGCTCGCCAGGGCATGTGAGTTCCTTCCGCTGACCGGGGCGATGGCGCTCATACGGGCCGGCTGGCTCGGCACCACCGGCACCACCGGCCTGCTCGCGCCCGCGCTGACCGGGCTGGTCTGGACGGCGCTCGCGGTGTTTGCTGTGCAGCGGTGGTTCCGGTGGGATCCGCGAAGCTGA